In Desulfopila inferna, the following are encoded in one genomic region:
- a CDS encoding sugar phosphate isomerase/epimerase family protein, with protein MQFGAMNFPVLPVLEEIEAIGRLGFDYVELAMDPPMAHYRVIAANKNDIVNALGNNGLDLVCHMPTFVSTADLTESIRRASVTEMHRSLELAIELGASKVVLHPSVVSGLGSFVMDTVRGYAYEFLQEITAAAGGMEICLENMFPRYMSGVEPHDFEEIFREFPSLKLTLDTGHANIDDKSGKRLLHLAENFGERIGHLHISDNRGRRDDHFSVGKGSIDFDELIRQLQQIGYDSTVTFEVFEEDRQMLVDSRERIKEMFLR; from the coding sequence ATGCAATTCGGAGCCATGAATTTCCCTGTTCTGCCTGTCCTTGAGGAAATAGAGGCGATAGGCCGATTGGGATTCGACTACGTCGAACTGGCCATGGATCCGCCCATGGCGCATTACCGTGTCATTGCTGCAAATAAAAACGATATCGTTAATGCCCTCGGGAATAACGGTCTGGATCTGGTCTGTCATATGCCCACCTTTGTATCCACTGCCGATCTCACCGAAAGTATTCGCAGGGCATCGGTGACGGAAATGCACCGTTCCCTGGAGCTGGCTATCGAACTGGGGGCTTCAAAGGTCGTGCTGCATCCCAGTGTGGTCAGCGGTCTGGGCAGCTTTGTCATGGATACGGTGCGAGGGTATGCCTACGAGTTTCTGCAGGAAATTACCGCTGCTGCCGGCGGGATGGAAATCTGCCTCGAAAATATGTTTCCAAGATATATGTCCGGTGTGGAACCTCATGATTTCGAGGAAATCTTCAGGGAATTCCCATCCCTCAAGCTGACTTTGGATACCGGACACGCCAATATTGACGATAAAAGCGGAAAACGTCTGCTGCACCTTGCCGAAAATTTCGGCGAACGGATCGGCCATTTGCATATCAGCGACAATCGGGGCCGGAGAGATGATCATTTCTCGGTGGGGAAGGGATCGATTGATTTTGATGAGCTGATACGACAACTGCAGCAGATCGGTTATGACAGCACCGTTACCTTTGAAGTGTTCGAAGAAGACAGGCAAATGCTGGTCGACAGTCGCGAACGCATTAAGGAAATGTTCCTCCGTTAA
- a CDS encoding VOC family protein, translated as MRTNLDHLVIGAQTLAQGRQYVKEQLGIEIPLGGSHPRMGTHNCLTKLDDAVFLEIIAIDPEGEQPLQPRWFGLDDPLVRRRLADGPGLLTWVVNTDDITGALNIAEISFGAPQPVSRGDLRWYFGVPDDGRLLAGGMLPYIISWQTDEHPAAKMVDLGCRLQALRLFTPFVEWTARQLEDIGALDLIELQILPEMSTPYLEAEISTKSGSCLLKSI; from the coding sequence ATGAGAACCAACCTCGATCATCTGGTCATCGGCGCGCAAACATTGGCGCAGGGCAGACAATATGTCAAAGAGCAGCTGGGCATCGAGATTCCCCTGGGCGGCAGTCATCCGCGCATGGGTACCCATAACTGTCTGACCAAGCTGGACGATGCCGTCTTTCTCGAGATTATCGCCATCGACCCGGAGGGAGAACAGCCGCTGCAGCCGCGCTGGTTCGGCTTGGACGATCCCCTGGTGCGCCGTCGCCTCGCCGATGGACCCGGCCTGCTCACCTGGGTGGTGAACACCGATGATATTACTGGTGCTTTGAACATTGCTGAAATTTCCTTCGGTGCTCCACAGCCTGTGAGCCGTGGCGATCTGCGCTGGTATTTCGGCGTGCCCGATGACGGCAGGCTGCTGGCAGGCGGTATGCTGCCCTATATTATCAGCTGGCAAACCGACGAGCATCCCGCCGCCAAAATGGTGGATCTGGGGTGTCGCCTGCAGGCCCTGAGACTCTTTACCCCCTTTGTGGAATGGACTGCCAGGCAGCTTGAGGATATCGGCGCCCTGGATTTGATCGAGCTTCAGATCCTGCCGGAGATGAGCACCCCTTATCTCGAGGCGGAAATATCCACCAAGTCAGGTAGCTGCCTGCTGAAAAGCATTTAG